One Lytechinus pictus isolate F3 Inbred chromosome 11, Lp3.0, whole genome shotgun sequence genomic window, taaattattgttaagtaaggtactcattctgttcccatttacaaaaaaaaatgcgtagaatgtccagttttcaggttagaatatcacaaatttttgagctcgcgctttgcgctcgcattatttgattggtgagtttaATGTATCTTAtttatgagtcactaaatgcagtccagAACagcttccttttctggtcaataaaatttcagctcgcgcttcgcgttcacgttaattctttagtaagatgcacatctttttcatgattacaaaaacagctcggaatatttaattttcatttctcattACACGAAATGTCCAGAAGTTTGAGCTCGTGGTTCGTGCtggcaacatctcgcaaggatgcccttttaacagtgattagcgccataattgaccgaaaatcgagttttacaacttcagaattgattttttttttcaaaaccgctcgCTCGCTCGCTACGCTTTCTGGCAGAAAAGTAAAGCCTAAATGAAAATATCTGTCTTATCAATtagaaatcactttaaaaaggcTTTCATTTTGACTTATAAGTGTATTTTTAGGCTTtgacacctcccccccccccaaaaaaaaaacattctgccttccctgtcccagggagtggagaaagacatacgttgagaatgccaggatcagatgaccgtggtaatgataattattgcaatgtaaatcgcctagaaaataatgtattaaatgtacaaaggtaactatattattattttaataatgtatAAATCTAtcaagaaattatttttgttttacatgtacaagggTCAAAATTTTCGCTTGCTCACACCTGTAATACATTTTGCCCTGTGTGtcatgtctgccgcctaagcaTTGTTGTCTCATtgttccatatacatgtattgaaagttcgaaatgccttggccttggccttggccttgaggttttcaggccttggccttggccttgggtttgcatgccttggccttggccttgggtattgaagccttggccttggatattaaagccttggccttggccttggaggtttgagcatTGACTACAACACTGTTGCCCTCGTATCAGACCAGATTGTATTCAATACCTTTAAAGATACCTAGATTAGCAGATCATCTTTAATAACATTACTTACCTTTAATTGAGAACTTGCATTGGCACAAATCAAGAGAGCGTAATCCGGTGTGGTGCAGTAAGGCAATGAGGCCGGTAGGATGAGATGTGGAGTACCTGTTTCTTCTCACACTCAACCGCTTTAACATGACAGCATCTAAACAGAACAGAACAGACACAATACATTTCATTAACTATGTAGAGTGTTCAAGCGATGCATCAAAAACGCATATTTTGGTTTGCATCAATTGCATGTTTAATACGAGAGTGTATTAAACAAAGGACCAACATACATAGGATATCCCATAGactcctgtacaaaatttgctgtTCAATATGAGACCGCATTGAACAATTTAGTGTGCAtgcacaaaaaataaacaatgtgACATGTGCCACACAAAATGTACGGCTTGGGAGATGACAttacaatacgatttaattcattgcgcttaGCAAATAAATACAAATGCAATATGCTTAGGGCCTCCTGACTAAATGCGCACTACTGCTGCTGATAAGATGCATGCTTGAGGGATTTTGCTCTTTGCTTTCTAATCAttctttcatcattttcatacattcaCATAGGAAAAAATCTATTATTGTTCATAATTTTGCTTACTTTCAAGGCGATGCACAACACAAATAGCAAATATTCATTCTCGTGCAATGGTACAACACTTTGCATTCGCATCTGCTGAAAGAAAGAGACACACTATTTATCATGTACCATCACACTCGTGTCTATTTGCATAATAACCGATAACATCATAGTTTACCAACAATCTTATTAATAGTAACAACCAACGATTCAAACTTTAAGCTTACGTGCAGCAGCAGCGAAAAGACTATCCATCTCTTCTGTCTCCAGTGATGAATTCTCAAGCAGCAGGTCGGTGAGGATAGAATCCTTGACTTGGATGGCACGACAGAGGTCTGCAGGTGAGACTATCTGATGGAGTGGATGAGTGTTAGAATGATCCAAGGTCAAGGGTCGGCACCAGCAGTTGAGCGTAAGGCAGGATATACTAGGGAGGTACTTGGGTAGGAATGCTGGATATATAAAATATGTAGAGTATTACTGTAAATTGAAGGAAGAGAAATGTAAAGAGAAGATATGGTAGACGAGAAGAAACAAATATGTACACATTTAACCTATAAGAtactaataaaaaatatataaagcccAAATATGATTTCTGACAAGTGTGAATATTAAAGTTCAGGATTTGTTTAAATGGACAGAATCTCCAGGCACATAAGTGTATTTGTTtgattaatttgcatttcctttttttgtatcaaccccccccccccccccaaaaaaaaaaaatgccacaaACTTAGCTGGCAGTTAGAAAAGTTAAATGCAGAAATCACGCTAATCTGAGTTTTCAAAACCTTAAAATTCTCTTAcgatgaacattttttttgcaacagACCTCCATTAGTTACTCTCATAATGAAAGACCTGCGAATATCCATTCTTTATTTACTTACAATTACTAGCTGCTTGGCATGTTCGGGTAAGGAGGAGCTCCAGCTTCAGACTCGTCATCTTGTGATTTAGGCtgtaaacaaaaacagaaaaggcaatctttttttgtaataataataataattatattgttcATATCGCGCTGAACTCTTACTTTTTCAAGTCTCTAAGCTTTCTAAagtaatgcagcataattaaCCTGGCTTTAGCAGAGCCGCTGTTAATATGTGCACTgtgtttcaaggaataaattcctaggtacccattcacctcacctaggttgagtgcagcaccatgtgggtgaatttcttgctgaaggaaaacacgtcatggtttggaatcgaacccacgtccgaTAGTCGTAACCACTAGCCATGACGCCCGCACAATATAACAATGAGGTTGAAATTTTTAGGTACTATCAATGACATCAGACCAGCAttaattagtaataataatagatggaTTTATAATGCGACCTATGCCAGAGGATGAAAAGCGCAAATATTATTACCTCAGCTTTGGCCTGAGCTACCACTTTACCAGCATCAGCCATGGCAGGCTGGGATTTGAAACCTAGACCCTCtttttcaaagtccagagactaatccacttggcCACAACATTCCACATTTAAATTCTTAATACTTCATCTGAGAGTGACACCAGTTTGTTAatgcactacatgtatataaaaatctTCTCCATACTGTCGAtaaatttccattcttttcttttatctttcaattcGCTCCCCCAGCCTTTTGGTTTCATatattgatgataatgtaagtccGAAGGAGGGAAAGGGGTTAAAAAGGTTTAAGTGTGACTAGAACTGTCACTTGAAATTACTAGTTGCCATTCCATTCCAGTTGAATCCATCCCTATATGTGATTACTTACCCATGATAAGCTTCCAGCATCTCGTCGAGTTTGTGTGCACAGTACTGACCAAACAAAGTCAGCGGTACGGTCCTGTAGGTCGGGCTGAATGTAAGAGCAAGTTCTTGGAGTACTAATCCCTTCTGAGCCCTTATAGCTAATCCAGACATGATCTCACACCAACCACAAGAAGGCAGGACTGAAAAGGAGGTGCACAGGTCAATACTTCACTTTGATCTACAATTGccacactcgacccaggtgaggtattATGCCCAGACAGAATGCAACCATGAAATGCTACTTATTGGCAGCTATGCTAGAGCTGGGATGAATAATTTtcagttgttaaaaaaattgttttggatgccatgaaataaatgttgcatattttgTACAATAAGTTTTATTAAGTTATATTGATCTCTAttctatatacatttatataatcATATATAATCTTTTATTCATAACATATATGTTAAAAAAACTTttgtaaatttacaaaataCCATTTTTATTTGGACAATAATGTTATACGACCTAATGAACATCATACAGGTATAATGCTAATTACAAGTCATTGctgagaaagaaaatgaatcaTCCCCAAGTCATTggcatcttcatcaccatcaccatcattttcatcatcaccatcatcatcatcatctatcatcatcatcatcatcatcatcatcaccatcaccatccttgtcatcattttcaacaATAACATGAGAATACAGAATAGGTACAAACCTACCACACTGTATCAGAGCCAATGACTCTAATGATGTAGATCTGACCAGACATTCAGCCAGGGTAGAACAGCTTTTGGGATTTAATCCAACATAGACCAGGACTAGATTGGAGACCGAATAGCCAAGGGTTGGTCTAGAATCAGGAACTCTCGAGAAGTGCtggaaataattatattctgTAAAAAGATTTCAGAAACAAATGGTTAGATTTGAAGCGGCCTTATTTCTACATCACAAATGCATGCTTCTTATCCTTGGTATCCAATAAATCACCCAATTTAACAACCATGCCCCCATCAACATTTCACACAATATGACAGCAACACAAGAATCAACTGACATAGTGTTAATgactttttaaacaatttctTTGACATCCCAATATAAAATGCTTGCAGCAACcacgaacggggggggggggggggggggggctttaaaaTGCAGCTTACTTATCGATGGTCAGTCTACCTATTGCTAAACTTTCCCTCCTCTTGCAGACCTTAAGTCCGCATCAATGACATAATTCCTTCCAGGTAGTCAGGGAGCGctctttataataatttttccaTATGTTTAATTAACATTTCTAGCATGAGATTTGAAACATTTACAGCAATGGTGCAAATCATGGCACTTAGAATAGATTATCCTTTAAAACATAAGCTAAAGTGATTAACAATAGCACACATATAAACCTTGTTAGGTGGTGaaggcactcctatattaccccgccTAAGCTCGGCAACCaattccggtgctcacagctttttaaaatacaagtccaccccaacgaaaagttgatttgaaaaaaggagaaaaatccaacaagccaaacactgaaaatttcatcaaaatcggatgtaaaataagaaagttatgacattttaaagttttgcttaatttcacaaaacagttatatgcacatcctggtcggtatgcaaattggcagactgatgacgtcacccactcactttttcttttgtattttattatatgaaatatgaaatattctaattttctcctccttctccctgaacatgtggaattaccattattttaacagtttgtggttaagttaagttggttcttattgtcaaatttttaaaaattgaaatattgtattattcaaacaataaaaaacaaaagaaatagtgagtgatggacatcatcgactctctcatttgcacatcGTTAAGTTgagcatttaactgttttgtgaaaaataagcgaaacttaaaaatgtcataactttcttattttacatccgatttcgatgaaaattgcagcgttatgtttgtttgatttttctctatcgattcatgtcaacaattttctggggtggacttgacctttaaggaattacttcctgctggtatccattcacctcatctgggttgagtgcagcacaactaaatttcttgctgaaggaaaacacaccatggctgggattcgaacctacatCCCcaaattgaaagacgagagtcttgccactagaccatgatgccCCACTCTAATTCCCTACCCCTAGCCTGCTTTTCCCCCATGACTTCTCAGTTAAGATAATGAATTAAACAAACCGAGATCAACATGGTGACAGCATGGATCCCTTAATTGGATATCAGGTATCATGAAGGAAGCAATGTTGTCCTCTCCTACAGCATCCCCTCTAGCATCTCCTACAGCACCTTCCTCACAATACATATCATAGACAGTCCCTGCTGGTTGGAAAGGCGCAAGGTCACCATCAGAGTCCGAAGAAGCATCCAATGTCCGCTGGAAATCAGGCTTCACTGGCTCCTGGAAGCAGAAATCATACAGATCTTCACTGAAATCACCAGCTTCCGATGAATGGCTCTCGGGAATTCTCTCCTCTCTGTCTGAGGAACCTTCTTCAGTCTGTTCCATCTCTGTCTCTCCTCCATCGTCCATCCTTCCTAGCAGCAGCATAACCAGCAGGCGAGCATAGTCAATGGATTCACCCCGAATGACCTGCTGTTCCTTGAGGTACACTGTTCCAAGCTTACCCCCACCAAGAAGAACCCTCAGGAACCGCTCTAAAGCCAATGTAACCGGTTCCTTGTACTTGGTGGGGATTTGAATTCTACACATGAGGGT contains:
- the LOC129270953 gene encoding uncharacterized protein LOC129270953 isoform X2 is translated as MDKVCEENIEKIGTGTTSQDSEFILRYPLQRATAGIDYKPNQLFLSLKTVIALIRSPSALNFLAHHLRTLMCRIQIPTKYKEPVTLALERFLRVLLGGGKLGTVYLKEQQVIRGESIDYARLLVMLLLGRMDDGGETEMEQTEEGSSDREERIPESHSSEAGDFSEDLYDFCFQEPVKPDFQRTLDASSDSDGDLAPFQPAGTVYDMYCEEGAVGDARGDAVGEDNIASFMIPDIQLRDPCCHHVDLEYNYFQHFSRVPDSRPTLGYSVSNLVLVYVGLNPKSCSTLAECLVRSTSLESLALIQCVLPSCGWCEIMSGLAIRAQKGLVLQELALTFSPTYRTVPLTLFGQYCAHKLDEMLEAYHGLNHKMTSLKLELLLTRTCQAASNSFLPKYLPSISCLTLNCWCRPLTLDHSNTHPLHQIVSPADLCRAIQVKDSILTDLLLENSSLETEEMDSLFAAAAHAVMLKRLSVRRNRYSTSHPTGLIALLHHTGLRSLDLCQCKFSIKDCDIDSQDALVDALINNCNLQLLNLSDRVLGDEDLAILSRAFADTKRTKQHPGYCLSICLSPFSSRALEDFREMLSKGASGCHSNRRLHSLDHLSLDWKCFDMIRTLKTIIPQVTCPHRISS
- the LOC129270953 gene encoding uncharacterized protein LOC129270953 isoform X1 — encoded protein: MDETELRIASLEDLCLDLVGNLVSSVDLMNEIKGLPHTLLKCLLPRCDNYRLALLHNTAINRGLGIQTIWRERCKARFRWFYRHRFKSNLHDPFWQCFVCLSATVHNRCVQDDDWYQVYMDKVCEENIEKIGTGTTSQDSEFILRYPLQRATAGIDYKPNQLFLSLKTVIALIRSPSALNFLAHHLRTLMCRIQIPTKYKEPVTLALERFLRVLLGGGKLGTVYLKEQQVIRGESIDYARLLVMLLLGRMDDGGETEMEQTEEGSSDREERIPESHSSEAGDFSEDLYDFCFQEPVKPDFQRTLDASSDSDGDLAPFQPAGTVYDMYCEEGAVGDARGDAVGEDNIASFMIPDIQLRDPCCHHVDLEYNYFQHFSRVPDSRPTLGYSVSNLVLVYVGLNPKSCSTLAECLVRSTSLESLALIQCVLPSCGWCEIMSGLAIRAQKGLVLQELALTFSPTYRTVPLTLFGQYCAHKLDEMLEAYHGLNHKMTSLKLELLLTRTCQAASNSFLPKYLPSISCLTLNCWCRPLTLDHSNTHPLHQIVSPADLCRAIQVKDSILTDLLLENSSLETEEMDSLFAAAAHAVMLKRLSVRRNRYSTSHPTGLIALLHHTGLRSLDLCQCKFSIKDCDIDSQDALVDALINNCNLQLLNLSDRVLGDEDLAILSRAFADTKRTKQHPGYCLSICLSPFSSRALEDFREMLSKGASGCHSNRRLHSLDHLSLDWKCFDMIRTLKTIIPQVTCPHRISS